In Limibacter armeniacum, a single window of DNA contains:
- the fabG gene encoding 3-oxoacyl-ACP reductase FabG, which translates to MKRLAGKTAIITGGAAGIGKTASLMFAREGASVAIWDLNEEKGLETVQMIEETGGRAMFQKVNTADYNSVQSAVSKVIQEYDQIDILVNNAGITRDASLKKMTPDQWQQVIDVNLTGVFNCTKLVADHMVEKGKGRIISTSSVVGLYGNFGQTNYVATKSGVIGMTKVWARELGRKGITCNAVAPGFIETEMTKQIPENVIDGIKAKIPMGHMGKPEDIANAYLFLASDEAKYINGTVLSVDGGMVG; encoded by the coding sequence ATGAAACGACTAGCAGGAAAAACAGCAATCATCACAGGTGGTGCAGCAGGTATTGGCAAGACAGCGAGTTTGATGTTTGCCCGTGAAGGAGCTTCCGTAGCCATTTGGGACTTGAATGAGGAAAAGGGACTGGAGACGGTTCAGATGATTGAGGAGACAGGTGGAAGAGCGATGTTCCAAAAAGTGAATACCGCTGACTATAACAGTGTACAGTCCGCTGTAAGCAAAGTGATCCAAGAGTATGACCAGATTGACATTCTGGTAAACAATGCAGGCATCACAAGAGATGCATCACTGAAGAAAATGACACCTGACCAATGGCAGCAGGTAATTGATGTAAACCTGACAGGCGTATTTAACTGTACAAAACTGGTGGCAGACCATATGGTCGAAAAAGGTAAGGGACGTATTATCAGTACTTCTTCAGTGGTAGGTCTGTACGGAAACTTTGGACAAACCAACTATGTGGCGACCAAGTCTGGTGTAATTGGTATGACCAAGGTTTGGGCTCGTGAACTGGGACGTAAAGGGATCACCTGTAATGCAGTTGCTCCTGGGTTTATCGAGACGGAGATGACCAAACAGATTCCTGAAAACGTGATTGATGGCATCAAGGCAAAAATCCCAATGGGACATATGGGTAAGCCTGAAGACATTGCAAATGCCTATTTATTCCTGGCTTCTGATGAGGCTAAATATATCAATGGTACTGTCCTAAGCGTGGATGGCGGTATGGTTGGCTAA
- a CDS encoding alpha/beta fold hydrolase has protein sequence MKTKGYWMILLTLLWMGACQSETQQQQSEKLEANTEISAPDFSSKFTIKHINLPSGNELAYVDEGTGSTTLLMIHGLGGNLKHWETNIKSLKENFRCIAIDLPGYGNSPFVESEANAVTFYADLINELKQELGLENTVIIGHSMGGQVAIHSVLNAPENFQKMVLVSPAGLETFSSVEAMGIKSFATAAYYQQQGEKDIKTAFALNFHQQPEVAESWIAERIAMKEEEGFDAYCKTVERGVTGMLEAPVAERLAELKVPVLVTFGQDDKLIPNRILHKDMTVQQVAEKASAIPNHQIELIPEVGHMPHVEKPQVFEELLKHFLESAEI, from the coding sequence ATGAAAACGAAAGGTTATTGGATGATTCTGCTGACACTGTTGTGGATGGGCGCTTGCCAATCCGAAACACAACAGCAACAGTCAGAAAAGCTTGAAGCTAACACTGAAATTTCAGCACCTGATTTTTCATCAAAATTTACCATCAAGCATATTAATCTTCCTTCGGGAAATGAGTTGGCGTATGTAGATGAAGGTACTGGCAGTACCACTTTGCTGATGATACATGGCTTGGGAGGTAACCTGAAACATTGGGAAACCAATATCAAAAGCTTGAAGGAAAACTTCCGTTGTATCGCTATTGACTTGCCTGGTTATGGCAACTCACCTTTTGTGGAAAGTGAAGCAAATGCAGTGACTTTCTATGCAGACCTGATCAATGAATTAAAGCAGGAACTGGGGCTTGAAAATACAGTGATAATCGGTCACTCGATGGGAGGACAGGTAGCAATCCATTCGGTACTGAATGCACCTGAAAACTTCCAGAAAATGGTACTGGTTTCACCTGCGGGTTTGGAGACTTTCTCTTCTGTAGAAGCGATGGGCATAAAAAGTTTTGCAACGGCTGCTTACTATCAGCAGCAAGGTGAAAAGGATATTAAAACAGCTTTTGCCTTGAACTTCCATCAGCAACCTGAAGTTGCTGAGTCGTGGATTGCAGAAAGAATAGCGATGAAAGAGGAAGAAGGTTTTGACGCATACTGCAAGACAGTTGAGAGAGGAGTTACCGGTATGTTAGAAGCTCCTGTGGCTGAAAGACTGGCAGAACTGAAAGTACCTGTATTGGTAACTTTTGGTCAGGATGACAAGCTAATTCCTAACCGAATATTGCATAAGGACATGACCGTACAGCAGGTTGCTGAAAAAGCGTCTGCGATACCAAACCACCAGATTGAACTGATACCTGAGGTTGGGCATATGCCACATGTAGAAAAGCCACAGGTATTTGAAGAACTACTAAAGCATTTTCTCGAAAGCGCTGAAATCTAG
- a CDS encoding 3-oxoacyl-ACP synthase III family protein yields MRNAIILSSGMYVPEQIVSNQYFNDLLGEDVDTWLRENVQIHERRWCTKEESVADLCVKAAEQILERANVKAEELDLLIIATDTPEYISPSTAAKVQDRIGAKDSGTFDVNTACAGFVTALDIASKYIRSDEQYNKVLVIGAYAMSKYLNLQDKKTVTLFADGASGVLLSADTSDSGRGFLGGELTTKGEYADWMGIYGGATKTPTSLEMVERGDHQLKFVKKFPSELNPEMWTQMALNLCKKLEVQPHEVAHIFLTQININSIHATMDRLGLPMDKTTTVMHHYGYTGSACIPMAFDQALQEGKVKEGDLVFFIGSGGGLSFGSAAFRL; encoded by the coding sequence ATGAGAAATGCAATCATACTATCCTCAGGTATGTATGTGCCTGAGCAAATTGTGTCCAATCAATACTTCAATGACTTACTGGGAGAGGATGTCGATACATGGCTAAGAGAAAATGTACAGATTCACGAAAGACGCTGGTGTACAAAAGAGGAGTCTGTCGCAGACCTTTGTGTCAAGGCAGCCGAGCAGATTCTGGAAAGAGCCAATGTAAAAGCAGAAGAATTGGATCTGCTGATTATCGCAACGGATACGCCTGAATATATATCTCCATCCACTGCTGCCAAGGTGCAGGACAGGATAGGAGCAAAAGACTCTGGCACTTTTGATGTGAATACGGCATGTGCAGGATTTGTAACTGCCCTTGACATTGCCAGCAAATATATCCGCTCTGATGAGCAGTACAATAAGGTGCTGGTAATAGGCGCCTATGCCATGAGCAAATACCTCAATTTGCAGGATAAGAAAACAGTAACCCTGTTTGCAGATGGTGCTTCCGGTGTACTGTTAAGTGCAGATACTTCTGATTCAGGAAGAGGATTTTTGGGTGGTGAACTGACAACTAAGGGAGAATACGCTGACTGGATGGGCATTTACGGTGGCGCAACCAAGACTCCAACTTCTTTAGAGATGGTGGAAAGAGGCGATCACCAACTGAAGTTTGTCAAGAAATTCCCTTCTGAATTGAACCCTGAGATGTGGACACAGATGGCACTTAACCTTTGCAAAAAGTTGGAGGTGCAGCCACATGAGGTAGCCCATATTTTCCTGACGCAGATCAATATCAACAGCATCCATGCTACAATGGATCGTTTGGGTTTACCGATGGACAAAACTACTACTGTAATGCATCACTACGGTTATACAGGTTCAGCTTGTATTCCAATGGCTTTTGATCAGGCTTTGCAGGAAGGGAAGGTGAAGGAAGGCGATCTGGTGTTCTTTATCGGGTCTGGTGGAGGACTTTCATTCGGAAGTGCGGCTTTTAGGCTGTAA
- a CDS encoding sodium/pantothenate symporter translates to MEMAGWICILGYMAVLMFFVIRGARKTTSMTDFAVGSMIFSPTAVGLSLAASITSAATFIINPGFVAYYGISGVISMALALPFGALLSLVVLTKGFRKAGVKMKSLTIAQWIGERYKSKRYATFFAFLSMLLITFVVLICVGLTKVIASTLQLDELSVLISIVVFVFGYVMFGGANSMVYTNMVQAILMIVVAVVLIASGYEYFFSEGGILGKLKEIDVQLAEPLNPSSPLFRDYFEIIFCQVVVGIAVVCQPHIITKSLLLKKESDVNKYLLTGVVTEILFFSVVIAGLYARIAFPDLTLDGQAIPLDGVLTTYVVTILPVSVGLLVVLGLISAGLSTLEGLIQTVSSTITQDILNPMMGEKFRKNEKKQIMTNRLVIVGLGVLSIFLSYEQLVNPNLSVGIFAQNGVYAYFSAAFIPVLFGLFLPKVRTVVPVISSLTALVVHFGVYYGGITPYMQGAIRNPGIAAALAILSALLVAVVVHFSLGAKEKEAETIEETNSAQLKETQLN, encoded by the coding sequence ATGGAAATGGCAGGATGGATATGCATACTTGGCTACATGGCTGTGCTCATGTTTTTTGTAATCAGAGGAGCTCGTAAAACGACTTCCATGACAGATTTTGCTGTAGGCAGCATGATTTTTTCTCCTACTGCGGTTGGACTTTCATTGGCAGCATCCATTACCAGTGCGGCAACCTTTATCATCAATCCAGGCTTTGTAGCCTACTACGGAATTAGCGGGGTGATTTCAATGGCTCTGGCGCTACCGTTTGGCGCACTGCTTTCTTTGGTCGTGCTGACAAAAGGTTTCCGTAAGGCAGGTGTCAAGATGAAATCACTGACCATTGCCCAATGGATAGGAGAGCGATACAAAAGTAAGCGCTATGCCACGTTCTTTGCTTTCCTATCTATGTTGCTGATTACATTCGTGGTGCTGATTTGCGTGGGACTAACCAAAGTCATCGCCAGTACGCTACAACTGGATGAATTATCCGTACTGATCAGTATTGTAGTATTTGTATTCGGTTATGTGATGTTTGGCGGGGCTAATTCAATGGTTTATACCAATATGGTACAGGCAATCCTGATGATTGTGGTGGCTGTGGTATTAATAGCTTCCGGTTATGAATACTTCTTTAGCGAAGGAGGAATTTTAGGAAAACTGAAAGAAATAGATGTACAGCTTGCCGAGCCTCTGAACCCATCCAGCCCGTTATTCAGAGATTATTTTGAGATCATATTCTGTCAGGTCGTTGTGGGTATTGCAGTGGTTTGTCAGCCACATATTATAACCAAGTCATTGTTGCTGAAGAAGGAAAGCGATGTAAATAAATACCTGTTGACAGGGGTGGTAACGGAGATCTTGTTCTTCAGCGTAGTGATTGCAGGGCTTTATGCCAGAATAGCTTTCCCTGACCTGACTTTGGATGGACAAGCCATTCCATTGGATGGCGTACTGACAACTTATGTGGTGACCATCTTACCTGTATCTGTAGGGTTACTGGTGGTGTTGGGATTGATTTCGGCAGGGCTTTCCACCTTGGAAGGACTAATCCAGACTGTTTCCTCAACCATAACCCAAGATATATTGAATCCAATGATGGGGGAGAAATTCAGGAAGAATGAGAAAAAGCAGATTATGACCAATAGACTGGTGATTGTAGGGTTGGGCGTATTGTCAATTTTCCTCTCCTATGAGCAGCTGGTTAACCCGAACCTGAGTGTGGGCATCTTTGCACAGAATGGCGTTTACGCCTACTTCTCTGCAGCCTTTATTCCGGTGCTTTTCGGACTGTTCCTGCCGAAGGTAAGGACGGTGGTTCCAGTAATAAGTTCGCTGACAGCATTGGTGGTACACTTTGGAGTGTACTACGGAGGAATTACACCTTATATGCAAGGAGCAATCAGGAATCCGGGTATTGCGGCTGCATTGGCTATTCTGTCAGCCTTATTGGTAGCTGTGGTAGTCCACTTCTCGTTAGGTGCTAAAGAAAAAGAAGCTGAAACCATTGAGGAAACAAACTCAGCACAACTAAAAGAAACCCAATTGAACTAA
- a CDS encoding TonB-dependent receptor, with product MKKLLSTLLLLCMTALAVMAQDKASLKGAIKDKLSGQPLIGATVMLNEINKGTVTNSSGMFQLAELPAGDYTLNVSFVGFETISQKVSLKAGEVKTLDFGLSESALMSDEVVISGTRKAEKITETPATIEVIGAEQLAELPSFNPGELLARQKGVDYFRAGVVGTGINVRGFNSNFNAKNLQVTDGRFSSLIATGLPLGPLNTVVKEDIERMELVLGPNAALFGPNAHNGLINTITKDPRKHEGTTIAINAGNQKMFSTRLRHAEKVSDKFAYKVTGEYSRGEEFEYIDSVYLAPNNPVEELDLDRDFEFFRGEAAMIYSPVEDMDITMAYGGSNSTYLAPTNVGRNQIVDWQVHYLQGKFSYKGFFAQIYHTISKTQDTYSISDYTKQYYGAIGAGMNEQEARVYAKDPSRGALFIDDSKRWNAEMQYSKNLFGVDVTVGAQWQRDMANSHGTYLLDKNEKDYITIDQIGAYAQAEKKFAGGLKLVGALRADNHEVYGFNLLPKVGAVQTIGDHNFRLTYGKGIAAPTILNMYGNLFGGLILGNAEGFTMVPGEDGSVQTIEKQRVEQLQTIELGYKGQPVKSKLFIDANAYYNISKDFLSPVTVIGVADKMGDQKVTDVQSNPALGGLVATYVNFGEFNTYGADLGINYYFSDQLSATLNYSYFGYKIDENNLENDFNKDGVVNKLDLLVNAPKNKASLGLNYSGSKFFGSVFTRWVEKYDYFSSYQIAAETQDLVYRGVPVVENARSANAFNYGPLGGFVTMDVSLGYHINEIFTVSGMVTNVFDQELREFTAAPPTGRLMSLELKVNLPSFTKAD from the coding sequence ATGAAGAAGCTACTATCTACACTCTTGCTGCTGTGCATGACGGCATTGGCTGTTATGGCACAGGACAAAGCATCTCTTAAAGGCGCTATCAAGGATAAGCTGTCGGGACAGCCACTGATTGGGGCGACAGTAATGTTAAATGAAATCAACAAGGGAACAGTTACCAATAGCAGTGGTATGTTCCAGTTGGCAGAGCTTCCGGCAGGAGACTACACCCTGAATGTGAGTTTTGTAGGTTTTGAAACCATTTCACAGAAAGTAAGCCTGAAGGCTGGTGAAGTGAAAACATTGGACTTTGGTCTGAGTGAGTCAGCGCTGATGAGTGACGAAGTGGTTATCTCAGGTACAAGAAAAGCTGAAAAAATTACAGAGACACCTGCAACCATCGAAGTAATTGGTGCTGAGCAGTTGGCAGAGTTGCCATCTTTTAACCCTGGTGAATTGCTTGCCCGCCAAAAAGGGGTAGACTACTTCCGTGCGGGTGTTGTCGGTACTGGTATCAACGTTCGTGGATTCAACAGTAACTTCAATGCCAAAAACCTTCAGGTGACAGATGGCAGATTCTCTTCACTGATTGCAACAGGTCTACCTCTAGGCCCATTGAATACAGTAGTGAAGGAAGATATTGAAAGAATGGAATTGGTATTGGGACCAAATGCGGCGCTCTTCGGTCCGAATGCTCACAACGGCTTGATCAACACGATTACCAAAGACCCTAGAAAACACGAGGGAACAACGATTGCGATCAATGCAGGAAACCAGAAAATGTTCTCCACAAGATTGCGCCATGCTGAAAAGGTAAGTGACAAGTTTGCTTACAAGGTGACTGGTGAGTACTCAAGAGGTGAAGAGTTTGAGTATATTGACTCTGTATACTTGGCACCGAATAACCCAGTTGAAGAGCTTGACCTAGACCGTGACTTTGAGTTTTTCCGTGGAGAAGCAGCTATGATCTACTCACCTGTTGAGGACATGGATATTACAATGGCATACGGAGGAAGTAACAGTACTTATCTGGCTCCTACCAACGTAGGTCGTAACCAAATTGTGGACTGGCAAGTGCATTACCTACAAGGTAAATTCTCCTACAAAGGTTTCTTCGCACAAATCTACCATACGATCAGTAAGACTCAAGATACATATTCCATCAGTGATTATACCAAACAGTATTATGGAGCGATCGGAGCAGGTATGAATGAGCAGGAAGCAAGAGTTTATGCCAAAGACCCATCAAGAGGAGCTTTGTTCATTGATGACTCAAAACGTTGGAATGCTGAAATGCAATACAGCAAAAACCTGTTCGGAGTAGACGTTACAGTAGGTGCTCAATGGCAGCGTGATATGGCTAACTCACACGGTACTTACCTGTTGGACAAGAATGAAAAAGACTATATCACAATTGATCAGATTGGCGCTTATGCACAAGCAGAAAAGAAATTTGCAGGAGGGTTGAAACTGGTGGGGGCCTTGAGAGCAGATAATCACGAAGTATATGGCTTTAACCTGTTGCCTAAGGTGGGTGCAGTTCAGACAATTGGCGATCACAACTTCCGCTTGACTTATGGTAAAGGTATTGCAGCACCAACCATCCTGAACATGTATGGTAACCTGTTTGGTGGTCTGATATTGGGTAATGCCGAAGGATTTACAATGGTACCAGGTGAAGATGGCAGTGTTCAGACAATCGAGAAACAAAGAGTGGAGCAACTTCAAACAATTGAATTGGGCTACAAAGGTCAGCCAGTGAAAAGCAAGCTGTTTATCGATGCCAATGCTTATTACAATATCTCAAAAGACTTCTTAAGCCCTGTAACAGTAATCGGTGTAGCTGACAAGATGGGTGATCAGAAAGTGACGGATGTACAGTCAAACCCTGCTTTGGGAGGATTGGTTGCTACTTATGTCAACTTTGGTGAGTTCAATACTTACGGTGCTGATTTGGGTATCAACTATTACTTCAGTGATCAGCTGAGTGCTACGCTGAATTACTCATACTTCGGGTATAAAATTGATGAGAACAATCTAGAAAATGACTTCAATAAAGACGGTGTAGTAAACAAGCTGGACCTATTAGTGAATGCACCTAAAAACAAGGCTTCACTAGGTTTGAACTATAGTGGTAGCAAGTTCTTCGGATCGGTATTCACTCGTTGGGTAGAGAAATATGATTACTTCTCAAGCTACCAGATTGCAGCTGAAACACAGGATCTGGTTTACCGTGGCGTACCAGTAGTAGAAAATGCAAGAAGTGCCAACGCCTTCAACTACGGTCCACTTGGTGGGTTTGTAACGATGGATGTTAGCTTAGGTTACCACATCAACGAGATCTTCACAGTATCAGGTATGGTGACAAATGTGTTTGATCAGGAGTTGAGAGAGTTTACAGCAGCTCCTCCAACAGGTAGACTGATGTCACTGGAGTTGAAAGTGAATTTGCCTTCTTTCACAAAAGCAGATTAG
- a CDS encoding class I adenylate-forming enzyme family protein, whose product MVTKDWSSKWATFSGNKVAVREADSKREITYSDLDRRSRLLALALQRKGLKKGDRVAVLAEFCLEYVLLFAVAQKIGIILVPLNYRLSGRELNYMLENSKPALVITDFAYQHLVEIQPDYQSVPLKLLIQDLPNLEDDFQQWGNELVKADISDADPVFILYTSGTTGFPKGAIYTHGMMFWNSVNTQLRLALTSEDHTVVCMPPFHTGGWNVLLTPLLMHGATITLMPKFDADNILSELEGQQATIFMAVPTMLKMMADSPLFDQVKLEALRYFVVGGEAMPIPLIEKWATKNIPVRQGFGLTETGPNITSLHQDDAIRKKGSIGIPNFYVEIMLADEQGKEVMEGEVGELLIRGPIVTPGYWQNEEATAKSFFGEWFRTGDLLKQDREGFLFVMDRIKHMYISGGENVYPAEVEHIFREIEGIKEVAIVGVPDKKWGETGLAFVVRNKELNVEDVLKACKGKLAKFKLPKHIHFVEYLPKGDTGKLDRKQLKQMALEQLAELENV is encoded by the coding sequence ATGGTAACAAAGGACTGGAGTTCGAAATGGGCAACTTTCAGCGGCAATAAAGTGGCGGTTAGGGAAGCCGACTCAAAGCGGGAGATCACTTACAGTGATTTGGACAGAAGAAGCCGGTTGTTGGCTTTGGCTCTTCAGCGGAAAGGGTTGAAAAAGGGGGATCGGGTAGCTGTTCTGGCGGAGTTTTGTTTGGAGTATGTCTTGCTGTTTGCTGTAGCCCAAAAGATAGGAATTATTCTCGTACCGCTTAATTACCGCCTTTCGGGAAGGGAATTGAACTACATGCTGGAGAATTCAAAGCCAGCATTGGTTATTACCGATTTTGCATATCAACACCTTGTAGAGATACAGCCAGACTATCAGTCTGTACCATTGAAATTATTGATTCAGGACTTACCTAATCTGGAAGATGATTTTCAGCAGTGGGGAAATGAGTTGGTGAAGGCAGACATTTCGGATGCTGACCCTGTATTTATACTATATACTTCTGGAACGACAGGTTTTCCGAAAGGAGCGATTTATACACATGGTATGATGTTCTGGAACAGTGTCAATACGCAGTTGCGGTTAGCACTCACTTCAGAAGACCATACAGTGGTTTGTATGCCACCTTTCCATACTGGAGGCTGGAATGTACTGCTCACTCCGTTGCTGATGCATGGCGCCACTATTACACTGATGCCTAAGTTTGATGCGGATAATATTCTCTCTGAACTGGAAGGGCAACAGGCGACCATTTTTATGGCGGTACCGACCATGCTCAAGATGATGGCGGACAGTCCTTTGTTTGATCAGGTGAAACTGGAAGCGCTAAGGTACTTTGTAGTGGGTGGAGAGGCAATGCCTATTCCTCTGATTGAAAAGTGGGCTACCAAAAATATACCTGTCCGTCAAGGTTTTGGACTGACAGAAACAGGCCCTAATATCACCTCTCTTCATCAGGATGATGCGATTCGTAAGAAAGGCTCAATTGGAATTCCTAATTTCTATGTGGAAATCATGTTGGCAGACGAGCAAGGAAAAGAAGTGATGGAAGGAGAAGTTGGGGAATTGCTGATCAGAGGACCAATCGTCACGCCGGGATATTGGCAAAATGAAGAGGCTACTGCAAAGTCATTTTTCGGGGAGTGGTTCCGTACAGGTGACTTGCTGAAACAAGACAGGGAAGGGTTCCTTTTTGTGATGGATCGTATCAAGCATATGTACATTTCTGGAGGTGAGAATGTTTATCCTGCCGAAGTGGAGCACATCTTTAGGGAAATAGAGGGAATAAAGGAAGTGGCAATTGTTGGAGTGCCTGACAAGAAATGGGGAGAAACAGGTTTGGCTTTTGTGGTTAGAAATAAGGAACTGAATGTAGAGGACGTGTTGAAAGCCTGTAAGGGGAAGCTTGCTAAATTCAAGTTACCAAAGCATATCCATTTTGTTGAGTACCTGCCTAAAGGCGATACCGGCAAACTGGATCGCAAGCAACTAAAACAAATGGCATTGGAACAGCTAGCCGAATTGGAAAATGTATAG
- a CDS encoding alpha/beta fold hydrolase — protein sequence MYRWWKYQGHRIAYLDNGGKGETIIFLHGMGSNSLAWQYAIAELEDFRCIALDLPGYGKSEWIPTDDLFGCYRSLLKDFILQTGLRKVTLAGHSMGGQLALLAAFDLPEKVERLILSAPAGLETFTAQESEMLKAAFSVENVCNWDVEEVQQHTLKNFYFASSEAVQKVVEERIARMQKDGYVEFCKAVSYAVKGMLEHPVATMLPKLSIPVLLFFGKQDGYIPNTLLHPSLTTALLVEKTAETISNCQFKMIDQCGHFPHLEHPEVFCKALEEWMAVTA from the coding sequence ATGTATAGGTGGTGGAAATATCAGGGACATCGGATAGCTTACCTTGATAATGGAGGGAAAGGCGAGACCATTATTTTCCTGCACGGTATGGGAAGCAACAGTCTGGCTTGGCAGTATGCAATAGCTGAACTGGAAGACTTCCGCTGTATTGCGCTGGATTTGCCAGGTTATGGTAAGTCGGAATGGATACCGACAGATGACCTCTTTGGCTGTTACAGGTCACTTCTAAAAGATTTTATTCTTCAGACTGGATTGAGAAAAGTCACGTTGGCAGGGCACTCCATGGGGGGACAACTTGCCCTGCTAGCAGCTTTTGATCTTCCGGAAAAAGTAGAAAGGCTTATCCTGTCAGCACCAGCAGGTCTGGAAACATTTACGGCTCAAGAGTCGGAAATGCTGAAAGCGGCTTTCTCTGTTGAAAATGTCTGTAACTGGGACGTGGAAGAGGTCCAACAGCATACCTTGAAAAACTTCTATTTTGCTTCTTCAGAAGCAGTACAAAAAGTAGTGGAAGAGCGAATAGCAAGGATGCAAAAGGACGGTTATGTGGAGTTTTGCAAGGCTGTGTCCTATGCTGTAAAAGGGATGTTGGAGCATCCAGTTGCCACAATGCTTCCAAAGCTGAGCATTCCTGTATTACTCTTTTTCGGTAAACAGGACGGGTATATTCCCAACACATTATTACACCCTTCTCTTACAACTGCACTATTGGTAGAAAAGACTGCTGAGACTATTAGCAACTGCCAATTCAAAATGATAGACCAGTGTGGACACTTTCCACACTTGGAACACCCTGAAGTTTTCTGTAAAGCTTTAGAAGAATGGATGGCTGTTACAGCTTGA